The following proteins are encoded in a genomic region of Pungitius pungitius chromosome 17, fPunPun2.1, whole genome shotgun sequence:
- the gatad2b gene encoding transcriptional repressor p66-beta isoform X3 has protein sequence MERMSEEALRLNLLKRGLESPSEREEALAKRLKMEGHEAMERLKMLALLKRKDLADLAALEVAGPMGEGKGPGASTLHHQSLMGAAYEEKLNGGLRLGGHASHVGPSKNGKENMLDEPVDMSAGRRCEADHDRRTPSPDVIILSDNEASSPRTTPRPEERLHHANLDLFKGKTGEERQQMIKALREELRLEEARLVLLKKLRQSQMQKENVVQKVPVVQNAASSVQPTPSHSSPGLGKLPVRPGLHNPEAQNLRNAQGHTVIRSAANASLPPMLMSQRVIAPNPSQLQGQRLSSKPGMSRSGSSSMGNPVSYQQQASQQVAASQRSGSSAMYMNLAHMQAAAAAGGAVGGLGGASAVSPSTMSNSAGGGVSSMADQASSQAAAKLALRKQLEKTLLEIPPPKPPAPLLHFLPSAANSEFIYMVGLEEVVQSVLDSQGKLRGTLGRMEPFFCAQCRTDFTPHWKQEKSGRILCEQCMTSNQKKALKAEHTNRLKNAFVKALQQEQEIEQRLQQQAALSPSSAPTGPNASKTDSMIRHHALRQAPQPQASMQRGLSNSARGVLSNFAQASQLSVASSLMGMTSAKHCGSGGGGSGSNRMQHDSRRQIYNIPGLNIAYLNPAAVGAHKSSSLADRQREYLLDMIPPRSISQSITGQK, from the exons ATGGAGCGCATGTCTGAGGAGGCGCTGAGGCTCAACCTGCTGAAGCGAGGCCTGGAGTCGCCCAGTGAGCGAGAGGAAGCGCTGGCCAAGCGCCTCAAGATGGAAGGCCATGAGGCCATGGAGCGCCTCAAGATGCTGGCTTTACTGAAACGCAAGGACCTGGCAGACCTGGCAGCCCTGGAGGTGGCGGGGCCCATGGGAGAAGGGAAGGGCCCCGGAGCCAGCACCCTCCACCACCAAAGCCTAATGGGTGCCGCATACGAGGAGAAGCTGAATGGGGGTCTCAGGCTGGGAGGCCACGCTAGCCACGTTGGACCCAGTAAGAACGGGAAGGAAAACATGCTGGATGAGCCTGTGGATATGAGTGCTGGGAGAAGATG TGAAGCGGACCATGACAGACGAACTCCGTCTCCAGACGTCATCATTCTGTCGGACAACGAGGCGTCCAGTCCCAGAACGACACCCCGCCCTGAGGAGCGCCTGCACCACGCCAACCTGGACCTGTTCAAG ggGAAGACGGGAGAAGAGAGGCAGCAGATGATCAAAGCTCTGAGGGAGGAGCTGCGTCTGGAGGAGGCTCGCCTCGTTCTGCTTAAGAAGCTCCGACAGAGCCAGATGCAGAAGGAGAACGTGGTGCAGAAG GTCCCAGTGGTTCAGAACGCTGCCTCCTCTGTGCAGCCTACTCCCAGCCACAGCTCTCCTGGCCTGGGGAAGCTGCCTGTGAGACCGGGCCTGCACAACCCTGAGGCCCAGAACCTCCGCAATGCACAG GGTCACACGGTCATCAGGTCCGCAGCCAACGCCAGTCTGCCCCCTATGCTGATGTCACAGCGAGTGATTGCCCCGAACCCCTCCCAGCTGCAGGGGCAAAGGCTCTCCTCTAAGCCCGGGATGTCCCGCTCTGGCTCCAGCAGCATGGGCAACCCTGTCAGCTACCAGCAG CAGGCcagccagcaggtggcagcgtCCCAGCGCTCGGGCTCCAGCGCCATGTACATGAACCTGGCCCACATGCAGGCGGCGGCTGCTGCAGGCGGAGCCGTTGGCGGCCTGGGTGGAGCCTCGGCCGTCAGCCCGTCCACCATGTCCAACTCGGCCGGCGGGGGGGTGAGCTCGATGGCCGACCAGGCCAGCAGCCAGGCGGCGGCCAAGCTGGCCCTGAGGAAGCAGCTGGAGAAAACCCTGCTGGAGATCCCTCCGCCTAAACCCCCGGCCCCACTGCTCCACTTCCTGCCCTCCGCCGCCAACAGCGAGTTCATCTACATGGTGGgcctggaggaggtggtgcagAGTGTGCTCGACAGTCAGG GTAAACTCAGAGGGACGCTGGGACGCATGGAGCCCTTCTTCTGCGCTCAATGCAGGACTGACTTCACCCCCCACTGGAAGCAAGAGAAGAGTGGGCGGATCCTTTGCGAACAGTGCATGACCTCCAATCAGAAGAAGGCTCTGAAGGCGGAGCACACCAACCGGCTGAAGAACGCCTTTGTGAAGGCCCTTCAGCAGGAGCAG GAGATTGAAcagaggctgcagcagcaggcagcCCTCTCCCCCAGCTCAGCCCCTACAGGCCCCAACGCCTCCAAGACCGACTCCATGATCCGGCATCATGCTCTCCGCCAG GCTCCCCAGCCTCAGGCCTCCATGCAGCGCGGCCTGTCCAACTCGGCGCGAGGCGTCTTGTCCAACTTCGCCCAGGCCTCCCAGCTGTCCGTGGCCAGCAGCCTCATGGGAATGACCAGTGCCAAGCACTgtggcagcggaggaggaggcagcggcaGCAATAGAATGCAGCATGACAGCCGCCGCCAGATCTACAAcatcccag GGTTAAATATTGCCTATCTGAACCCAGCGGCAGTTGGAGCCCATAAGAGCTCCAGCTTAGCAGACCGGCAGAGAGAATACCTGTTGGACATGATCCCTCCTCGCTCCATATCGCAGTCCATCACCGGACAGAAATGA
- the gatad2b gene encoding transcriptional repressor p66-beta isoform X2, with translation MSARVTVCDARCWEWEASSCMLLGHTGCPAAIWSGGEAFTHRMERMSEEALRLNLLKRGLESPSEREEALAKRLKMEGHEAMERLKMLALLKRKDLADLAALEVAGPMGEGKGPGASTLHHQSLMGAAYEEKLNGGLRLGGHASHVGPSKNGKENMLDEPVDMSAGRRCEADHDRRTPSPDVIILSDNEASSPRTTPRPEERLHHANLDLFKGKTGEERQQMIKALREELRLEEARLVLLKKLRQSQMQKENVVQKVPVVQNAASSVQPTPSHSSPGLGKLPVRPGLHNPEAQNLRNAQGHTVIRSAANASLPPMLMSQRVIAPNPSQLQGQRLSSKPGMSRSGSSSMGNPVSYQQASQQVAASQRSGSSAMYMNLAHMQAAAAAGGAVGGLGGASAVSPSTMSNSAGGGVSSMADQASSQAAAKLALRKQLEKTLLEIPPPKPPAPLLHFLPSAANSEFIYMVGLEEVVQSVLDSQGKLRGTLGRMEPFFCAQCRTDFTPHWKQEKSGRILCEQCMTSNQKKALKAEHTNRLKNAFVKALQQEQEIEQRLQQQAALSPSSAPTGPNASKTDSMIRHHALRQAPQPQASMQRGLSNSARGVLSNFAQASQLSVASSLMGMTSAKHCGSGGGGSGSNRMQHDSRRQIYNIPGLNIAYLNPAAVGAHKSSSLADRQREYLLDMIPPRSISQSITGQK, from the exons ATGTCCGCTCGAGTTACAGTCTGTGACGCTCGGTGCTGGGAATGGGAAGCGTCCTCTTGCATGTTGTTGGGCCACACAGGATGTCCCGCTGCCATATGGAGTGGAGGGGAAGCGTTCACACACAG GATGGAGCGCATGTCTGAGGAGGCGCTGAGGCTCAACCTGCTGAAGCGAGGCCTGGAGTCGCCCAGTGAGCGAGAGGAAGCGCTGGCCAAGCGCCTCAAGATGGAAGGCCATGAGGCCATGGAGCGCCTCAAGATGCTGGCTTTACTGAAACGCAAGGACCTGGCAGACCTGGCAGCCCTGGAGGTGGCGGGGCCCATGGGAGAAGGGAAGGGCCCCGGAGCCAGCACCCTCCACCACCAAAGCCTAATGGGTGCCGCATACGAGGAGAAGCTGAATGGGGGTCTCAGGCTGGGAGGCCACGCTAGCCACGTTGGACCCAGTAAGAACGGGAAGGAAAACATGCTGGATGAGCCTGTGGATATGAGTGCTGGGAGAAGATG TGAAGCGGACCATGACAGACGAACTCCGTCTCCAGACGTCATCATTCTGTCGGACAACGAGGCGTCCAGTCCCAGAACGACACCCCGCCCTGAGGAGCGCCTGCACCACGCCAACCTGGACCTGTTCAAG ggGAAGACGGGAGAAGAGAGGCAGCAGATGATCAAAGCTCTGAGGGAGGAGCTGCGTCTGGAGGAGGCTCGCCTCGTTCTGCTTAAGAAGCTCCGACAGAGCCAGATGCAGAAGGAGAACGTGGTGCAGAAG GTCCCAGTGGTTCAGAACGCTGCCTCCTCTGTGCAGCCTACTCCCAGCCACAGCTCTCCTGGCCTGGGGAAGCTGCCTGTGAGACCGGGCCTGCACAACCCTGAGGCCCAGAACCTCCGCAATGCACAG GGTCACACGGTCATCAGGTCCGCAGCCAACGCCAGTCTGCCCCCTATGCTGATGTCACAGCGAGTGATTGCCCCGAACCCCTCCCAGCTGCAGGGGCAAAGGCTCTCCTCTAAGCCCGGGATGTCCCGCTCTGGCTCCAGCAGCATGGGCAACCCTGTCAGCTACCAGCAG GCcagccagcaggtggcagcgtCCCAGCGCTCGGGCTCCAGCGCCATGTACATGAACCTGGCCCACATGCAGGCGGCGGCTGCTGCAGGCGGAGCCGTTGGCGGCCTGGGTGGAGCCTCGGCCGTCAGCCCGTCCACCATGTCCAACTCGGCCGGCGGGGGGGTGAGCTCGATGGCCGACCAGGCCAGCAGCCAGGCGGCGGCCAAGCTGGCCCTGAGGAAGCAGCTGGAGAAAACCCTGCTGGAGATCCCTCCGCCTAAACCCCCGGCCCCACTGCTCCACTTCCTGCCCTCCGCCGCCAACAGCGAGTTCATCTACATGGTGGgcctggaggaggtggtgcagAGTGTGCTCGACAGTCAGG GTAAACTCAGAGGGACGCTGGGACGCATGGAGCCCTTCTTCTGCGCTCAATGCAGGACTGACTTCACCCCCCACTGGAAGCAAGAGAAGAGTGGGCGGATCCTTTGCGAACAGTGCATGACCTCCAATCAGAAGAAGGCTCTGAAGGCGGAGCACACCAACCGGCTGAAGAACGCCTTTGTGAAGGCCCTTCAGCAGGAGCAG GAGATTGAAcagaggctgcagcagcaggcagcCCTCTCCCCCAGCTCAGCCCCTACAGGCCCCAACGCCTCCAAGACCGACTCCATGATCCGGCATCATGCTCTCCGCCAG GCTCCCCAGCCTCAGGCCTCCATGCAGCGCGGCCTGTCCAACTCGGCGCGAGGCGTCTTGTCCAACTTCGCCCAGGCCTCCCAGCTGTCCGTGGCCAGCAGCCTCATGGGAATGACCAGTGCCAAGCACTgtggcagcggaggaggaggcagcggcaGCAATAGAATGCAGCATGACAGCCGCCGCCAGATCTACAAcatcccag GGTTAAATATTGCCTATCTGAACCCAGCGGCAGTTGGAGCCCATAAGAGCTCCAGCTTAGCAGACCGGCAGAGAGAATACCTGTTGGACATGATCCCTCCTCGCTCCATATCGCAGTCCATCACCGGACAGAAATGA
- the gatad2b gene encoding transcriptional repressor p66-beta isoform X1: MSARVTVCDARCWEWEASSCMLLGHTGCPAAIWSGGEAFTHRMERMSEEALRLNLLKRGLESPSEREEALAKRLKMEGHEAMERLKMLALLKRKDLADLAALEVAGPMGEGKGPGASTLHHQSLMGAAYEEKLNGGLRLGGHASHVGPSKNGKENMLDEPVDMSAGRRCEADHDRRTPSPDVIILSDNEASSPRTTPRPEERLHHANLDLFKGKTGEERQQMIKALREELRLEEARLVLLKKLRQSQMQKENVVQKVPVVQNAASSVQPTPSHSSPGLGKLPVRPGLHNPEAQNLRNAQGHTVIRSAANASLPPMLMSQRVIAPNPSQLQGQRLSSKPGMSRSGSSSMGNPVSYQQQASQQVAASQRSGSSAMYMNLAHMQAAAAAGGAVGGLGGASAVSPSTMSNSAGGGVSSMADQASSQAAAKLALRKQLEKTLLEIPPPKPPAPLLHFLPSAANSEFIYMVGLEEVVQSVLDSQGKLRGTLGRMEPFFCAQCRTDFTPHWKQEKSGRILCEQCMTSNQKKALKAEHTNRLKNAFVKALQQEQEIEQRLQQQAALSPSSAPTGPNASKTDSMIRHHALRQAPQPQASMQRGLSNSARGVLSNFAQASQLSVASSLMGMTSAKHCGSGGGGSGSNRMQHDSRRQIYNIPGLNIAYLNPAAVGAHKSSSLADRQREYLLDMIPPRSISQSITGQK; this comes from the exons ATGTCCGCTCGAGTTACAGTCTGTGACGCTCGGTGCTGGGAATGGGAAGCGTCCTCTTGCATGTTGTTGGGCCACACAGGATGTCCCGCTGCCATATGGAGTGGAGGGGAAGCGTTCACACACAG GATGGAGCGCATGTCTGAGGAGGCGCTGAGGCTCAACCTGCTGAAGCGAGGCCTGGAGTCGCCCAGTGAGCGAGAGGAAGCGCTGGCCAAGCGCCTCAAGATGGAAGGCCATGAGGCCATGGAGCGCCTCAAGATGCTGGCTTTACTGAAACGCAAGGACCTGGCAGACCTGGCAGCCCTGGAGGTGGCGGGGCCCATGGGAGAAGGGAAGGGCCCCGGAGCCAGCACCCTCCACCACCAAAGCCTAATGGGTGCCGCATACGAGGAGAAGCTGAATGGGGGTCTCAGGCTGGGAGGCCACGCTAGCCACGTTGGACCCAGTAAGAACGGGAAGGAAAACATGCTGGATGAGCCTGTGGATATGAGTGCTGGGAGAAGATG TGAAGCGGACCATGACAGACGAACTCCGTCTCCAGACGTCATCATTCTGTCGGACAACGAGGCGTCCAGTCCCAGAACGACACCCCGCCCTGAGGAGCGCCTGCACCACGCCAACCTGGACCTGTTCAAG ggGAAGACGGGAGAAGAGAGGCAGCAGATGATCAAAGCTCTGAGGGAGGAGCTGCGTCTGGAGGAGGCTCGCCTCGTTCTGCTTAAGAAGCTCCGACAGAGCCAGATGCAGAAGGAGAACGTGGTGCAGAAG GTCCCAGTGGTTCAGAACGCTGCCTCCTCTGTGCAGCCTACTCCCAGCCACAGCTCTCCTGGCCTGGGGAAGCTGCCTGTGAGACCGGGCCTGCACAACCCTGAGGCCCAGAACCTCCGCAATGCACAG GGTCACACGGTCATCAGGTCCGCAGCCAACGCCAGTCTGCCCCCTATGCTGATGTCACAGCGAGTGATTGCCCCGAACCCCTCCCAGCTGCAGGGGCAAAGGCTCTCCTCTAAGCCCGGGATGTCCCGCTCTGGCTCCAGCAGCATGGGCAACCCTGTCAGCTACCAGCAG CAGGCcagccagcaggtggcagcgtCCCAGCGCTCGGGCTCCAGCGCCATGTACATGAACCTGGCCCACATGCAGGCGGCGGCTGCTGCAGGCGGAGCCGTTGGCGGCCTGGGTGGAGCCTCGGCCGTCAGCCCGTCCACCATGTCCAACTCGGCCGGCGGGGGGGTGAGCTCGATGGCCGACCAGGCCAGCAGCCAGGCGGCGGCCAAGCTGGCCCTGAGGAAGCAGCTGGAGAAAACCCTGCTGGAGATCCCTCCGCCTAAACCCCCGGCCCCACTGCTCCACTTCCTGCCCTCCGCCGCCAACAGCGAGTTCATCTACATGGTGGgcctggaggaggtggtgcagAGTGTGCTCGACAGTCAGG GTAAACTCAGAGGGACGCTGGGACGCATGGAGCCCTTCTTCTGCGCTCAATGCAGGACTGACTTCACCCCCCACTGGAAGCAAGAGAAGAGTGGGCGGATCCTTTGCGAACAGTGCATGACCTCCAATCAGAAGAAGGCTCTGAAGGCGGAGCACACCAACCGGCTGAAGAACGCCTTTGTGAAGGCCCTTCAGCAGGAGCAG GAGATTGAAcagaggctgcagcagcaggcagcCCTCTCCCCCAGCTCAGCCCCTACAGGCCCCAACGCCTCCAAGACCGACTCCATGATCCGGCATCATGCTCTCCGCCAG GCTCCCCAGCCTCAGGCCTCCATGCAGCGCGGCCTGTCCAACTCGGCGCGAGGCGTCTTGTCCAACTTCGCCCAGGCCTCCCAGCTGTCCGTGGCCAGCAGCCTCATGGGAATGACCAGTGCCAAGCACTgtggcagcggaggaggaggcagcggcaGCAATAGAATGCAGCATGACAGCCGCCGCCAGATCTACAAcatcccag GGTTAAATATTGCCTATCTGAACCCAGCGGCAGTTGGAGCCCATAAGAGCTCCAGCTTAGCAGACCGGCAGAGAGAATACCTGTTGGACATGATCCCTCCTCGCTCCATATCGCAGTCCATCACCGGACAGAAATGA